A genomic window from Nematostella vectensis chromosome 9, jaNemVect1.1, whole genome shotgun sequence includes:
- the LOC116621546 gene encoding lysosome-associated membrane glycoprotein 1, with product MISQSSILLVCLLSVFLVLTSGDLLQPTTNTSTSTSTLGPNSSTTTNSTIEPSTVPFQTATPLPKFGQFTLSNNGTTCLLLDLDCDIKVTYKASIESVRYHLPSNAKVSGNCSSQSAMSIVTLSWSLSRSTLNLTLTFKQDGNIWKMSEVEFVANGNPLLANFTGVVEARANDSSILVKKGYSYLCEKEDSINLGSDVLLIFKSIKVQPFSDEFGEFVNCEEKNNQKDGTDNVVPLVVGCVLAGLVLILIITYCVGKHRKQHGYENM from the exons ATGATCTCACAGAGCAGTATTTTGCTCGTGTGCTTGCTGTCAG TTTTTCTGGTATTGACATCTGGGGATCTCCTTCAACCTACAACAAATACATCAACCTCAACCTCCACTCTGGGCCCAAATAGCAGCACTACTACAAATAGTACCATAGAACCATCTACAGTGCCCTTTCAGACTGCCACACCCTTACCAAAGTTTGGACAATTTACTCTCTCCAATAATGGGACCACCTGTCTGCTACTCGACCTGGACTGTGATATCAAAGTTACTTATAAAGCCAGCATT GAATCTGTGAGGTATCATTTGCCTAGTAATGCCAAAGTTAGTGGCAATTGCAGCAGCCAATCTGCTATGTCCATAGTCACATTATCATGGTCACTCTCAAGATCTACACTCAATCTTACCCTGACATTCAAGCAAGATGGTAACATATGGAAAATGAGTGAAGTTGAGTTTGTTGCTAATGGGAACCCCCTGCTTGCCAATTTTACAG GTGTTGTGGAGGCAAGGGCAAATGACAGTTCAATATTGGTCAAAAAAGGCTATAGCTACTTGTGCGAGAAAGAAGACTCAATCAACCTTGGAAGTGATGTGTTGCTGATCTTCAAGAGTATCAAGGTCCAGCCATTCTCTGATGAGTTTGGGGAAT TTGTCAACTGTGAAGAGAAGAATAACCAGAAGGATGGAACAGACAACGTAGTACCTCTAGTAGTTGGCTGTGTTCTGGCTGGATTAGTGTTGattctcatcattacttattgTGTTGGAAAACACAGGAAACAACATGGATATGAGAACATGTGA
- the LOC5517261 gene encoding cysteine protease ATG4B isoform X1 has product MAGPVMDAACVTYEGVSHEIETFPRTEEDVWILGKRYNILQGDMGYLNTDVRSRIWLTYRKNFPKIGGTGPTTDSGWGCMLRCGQMMLAQALVCRHLGRDWQWDPENNTTPEYMQILEAFLDKKDSLYSIHQIAQMGVSEGKAVGSWFGPNTVAQVLKKLSAFDDWSSLCLHVAMDNTVIIEDIKKLCRVGMPKRTCGETSCYNCTTSSSAEAEPSLRHRSHHKEYSATSPKRHKHSDRRRPCNPSWRPLVLFIPLRLGLTEMNVVYNEPLKACFTFKQSLGIIGGRPNHATYFIGYFGNNLVYLDPHTTQQTVNPDELSRIPDGSFHCVYPCRMNIADVDPSVALGFFCKSEEDFDDLCQQIQKVHEEKIIDGKSRPMFEIAKDRPQHWPVLEIPTRPCDELNSSCQSDFTELTYEDEDRAYDTDGEYEIL; this is encoded by the exons ATGGCGGGTCCAGTTATGGACGCGGCCTGTGTTACTTACGAAGGAGTTTCACACGAGATAGAGACGTTTCCTCGCACTGAAGAAGATGTCTGGATACTAGGAAAACGGTACAACATTCTACAAG GTGACATGGGTTATCTCAACACAGATGTTAGATCAAGGATATGGTTGACATACAGGAAAAACTTCCCTAAAATAG GTGGTACGGGTCCTACAACTGATTCTGGATGGGGATGTATGCTGCGATGTGGACAGATGATGCTTGCACAAGCACTGGTTTGCAGGCATCTAGGGCGAG ATTGGCAATGGGACCCAGAAAATAATACCACCCCAGAGTATATGCAG ATCTTAGAGGCATTTTTAGACAAAAAGGACAGTTTATATTCTATACACCAAATAG CCCAAATGGGTGTGTCCGAGGGCAAGGCTGTAGGTAGCTGGTTTGGACCAAACACTGTTGCACAAGTCCTCAA GAAGCTGTCAGCATTTGACGACTGGAGCTCTTTATGTTTACATGTTGCAATGGATAACACTGTTATAATTGAAGACATAA AGAAACTCTGTAGGGTTGGAATGCCAAAGAGGACGTGTGGAGAAACATCATGCTACAATTGTACCACATCATCTTCTGCTGAGGCTGAACCCTCCCTTAGGCACCGGTCCCATCACAAAGAGTATTCCGCTACCTCTCCAAAACGCCATAAACACTCTGATAGGCGACGCCCGTGTAACCCTAGCTGGAGACCGCTGGTGCTATTTATCCCTCTGCGATTAGGACTAACAGAAATGAATGTTGTATATAATGAGCCCCTTAAG GCGTGTTTTACATTTAAACAGTCACTTGGAATAATAGGAGGAAGGCCAAACCATGCTACATACTTTATAGGATATTTTG GAAACAATTTAGTTTATTTGGACCCTCATACTACACAGCAAACTGTAAATCCAGATGAATTAAGTAGAATACCTGATGGG TCATTTCACTGTGTGTACCCATGCAGGATGAACATAGCTGATGTGGATCCATCAGTTGCATTG GGcttcttttgtaaaagtgAAGAGGACTTTGATGATTTATGCCAGCAGATCCAAAAGGTACATGAAGAG AAGATTATTGATGGCAAATCAAGGCCCATGTTTGAGATAGCCAAAGACAGACCTCAACACTGGCCAGTCCTAGAAATACCCACCCGACCCTGCGACGAGTTGAATAGCAGCTGTCAATCAG ACTTCACCGAGCTTACCTACGAGGATGAAGACAGGGCGTATGATACGGACGGCGAGTACGAGATCCTGTGA
- the LOC5517261 gene encoding cysteine protease ATG4B isoform X2 — translation MAGPVMDAACVTYEGVSHEIETFPRTEEDVWILGKRYNILQGDMGYLNTDVRSRIWLTYRKNFPKIGGTGPTTDSGWGCMLRCGQMMLAQALVCRHLGRDWQWDPENNTTPEYMQILEAFLDKKDSLYSIHQIAQMGVSEGKAVGSWFGPNTVAQVLKKLSAFDDWSSLCLHVAMDNTVIIEDIKKLCRVGMPKRTCGETSCYNCTTSSSAEAEPSLRHRSHHKEYSATSPKRHKHSDRRRPCNPSWRPLVLFIPLRLGLTEMNVVYNEPLKACFTFKQSLGIIGGRPNHATYFIGYFGNNLVYLDPHTTQQTVNPDELSRIPDGSFHCVYPCRMNIADVDPSVALGFFCKSEEDFDDLCQQIQKKIIDGKSRPMFEIAKDRPQHWPVLEIPTRPCDELNSSCQSDFTELTYEDEDRAYDTDGEYEIL, via the exons ATGGCGGGTCCAGTTATGGACGCGGCCTGTGTTACTTACGAAGGAGTTTCACACGAGATAGAGACGTTTCCTCGCACTGAAGAAGATGTCTGGATACTAGGAAAACGGTACAACATTCTACAAG GTGACATGGGTTATCTCAACACAGATGTTAGATCAAGGATATGGTTGACATACAGGAAAAACTTCCCTAAAATAG GTGGTACGGGTCCTACAACTGATTCTGGATGGGGATGTATGCTGCGATGTGGACAGATGATGCTTGCACAAGCACTGGTTTGCAGGCATCTAGGGCGAG ATTGGCAATGGGACCCAGAAAATAATACCACCCCAGAGTATATGCAG ATCTTAGAGGCATTTTTAGACAAAAAGGACAGTTTATATTCTATACACCAAATAG CCCAAATGGGTGTGTCCGAGGGCAAGGCTGTAGGTAGCTGGTTTGGACCAAACACTGTTGCACAAGTCCTCAA GAAGCTGTCAGCATTTGACGACTGGAGCTCTTTATGTTTACATGTTGCAATGGATAACACTGTTATAATTGAAGACATAA AGAAACTCTGTAGGGTTGGAATGCCAAAGAGGACGTGTGGAGAAACATCATGCTACAATTGTACCACATCATCTTCTGCTGAGGCTGAACCCTCCCTTAGGCACCGGTCCCATCACAAAGAGTATTCCGCTACCTCTCCAAAACGCCATAAACACTCTGATAGGCGACGCCCGTGTAACCCTAGCTGGAGACCGCTGGTGCTATTTATCCCTCTGCGATTAGGACTAACAGAAATGAATGTTGTATATAATGAGCCCCTTAAG GCGTGTTTTACATTTAAACAGTCACTTGGAATAATAGGAGGAAGGCCAAACCATGCTACATACTTTATAGGATATTTTG GAAACAATTTAGTTTATTTGGACCCTCATACTACACAGCAAACTGTAAATCCAGATGAATTAAGTAGAATACCTGATGGG TCATTTCACTGTGTGTACCCATGCAGGATGAACATAGCTGATGTGGATCCATCAGTTGCATTG GGcttcttttgtaaaagtgAAGAGGACTTTGATGATTTATGCCAGCAGATCCAAAAG AAGATTATTGATGGCAAATCAAGGCCCATGTTTGAGATAGCCAAAGACAGACCTCAACACTGGCCAGTCCTAGAAATACCCACCCGACCCTGCGACGAGTTGAATAGCAGCTGTCAATCAG ACTTCACCGAGCTTACCTACGAGGATGAAGACAGGGCGTATGATACGGACGGCGAGTACGAGATCCTGTGA